Proteins encoded together in one Falco peregrinus isolate bFalPer1 chromosome 2, bFalPer1.pri, whole genome shotgun sequence window:
- the CISD2 gene encoding CDGSH iron-sulfur domain-containing protein 2, producing MVLESLARIVKVQLPAYLKRLPLPESVGGFIRLTVSEWLRLLPFLGVLALLGYLAVRPFLPKKKQQKDSLINLKIQKENPKVVNEINIEDLCLTKAYCRCWRSKTFPVCDGSHNKHNELTGDNVGPLILKKKEV from the exons ATGGTGCTGGAGAGCCTGGCCCGCATCGTCAAGGTGCAGCTGCCCGCGTACCTCAAGCGTCTGCCGCTGCCCGAGAGCGTCGGCGGCTTCATCCGCCTCACAG TTTCAGAATGGCTGCGGTTGTTGCCTTTCCTGGGTGTGCTGGCCCTGCTTGGTTACCTCGCTGTTCGTCCGTTCCTCcccaagaagaaacagcaaaaggatAGCTTGATTAACCTCAAGATCCAGAAGGAAAATCCAAAAGTAGTGAATGAAATAAACATTGAAGATCTGTGCCTCACTAAAGCTTATTGCAGATGTTGGCGTTCTAAGACG TTCCCTGTCTGTGATGGCTCCCACAACAAGCACAATGAATTAACAGGAGATAATGTAGGTCCACTAATACTCAAGAAGAAAGAAGTATAG
- the UBE2D3 gene encoding ubiquitin-conjugating enzyme E2 D3 isoform X2, producing MRAEARPAPCARAALPAGAAWGRCRPLRRGGGGGVRGARRAPGPVGAGAAAVNSREDASSVSRSPEARGAAPGLRVCGAVRPLAWASLRLTQASSKSSLDAGCDTGSTADISLKLLSPTVLPLISAPLGTVRQSAHVAERSHSHCASPVCTGSSCPLACRSAITQRTSRSR from the exons ATGCGCGCAGAGGCACGGCCCGCTCCCTGCGCTCGGGCCGCGCTGCCTGCGGGCGCCGCGTGGGGGCGCTGCCGGCCGCTACGGCGCGGAGGGGGCGGTGGCGTGCGTGGAGCCCGGCGGGCCCCGGGGCCGGTGGGCGCGGGCGCCGCGGCCGTTAACAGCCGGGAAGACGCCTCCTCGGTCAGCCGCTCTCCTGAGGCGAggggggcagcgcccggccTGCGGGTCTGTGGTGCAGTCCGGCCGCTCGCTTGGGCCTCACTTCGCCTCACGCAGGCCTCCTCGAAG tCTTCTCTGGACGCTGGCTGTGATACTGGGagcacagctgacatttcattGAAGCTGCTGAGCCCCACTGTGCTGCCTTTGATCAGTGCTCCACTCGGCACAGTTAGACAATCTGCACATGTTGCAGAGAGGAGCCATTCTCACTGCGCCTCGCCTGTCTGCACAG gcagttCCTGTCCTCTGGCCTGCAGGTCAGCTATAACACAGCGCACCTCCAGATCTAGGTAG
- the SLC9B2 gene encoding sodium/hydrogen exchanger 9B2 encodes MIKEAIVNDNEDSEPSVCEKNGMIPMHEQSEEGPAVDAKAADGNVQTEETALLNHCAQQPPEPLAGSSTPARTWRQICICPPQGLLAQTVTNVAVVILVWAVVWSITGTECLPGGNLFGILFLYFFAVIGGKIFGFIKIRTLPPLPALLGMLLAGFLIRNTPFISDIVQINLRWSAALRNIALSIILTRAGLGLDPKALRKLKAVCLRLSFGPCLSETCTAAVLAYLFMHLPWQWGFILGFVLGAVSPAVVVPSMLILQAGGYGVEKGVPTLLMAAGSIDDILAITGFNTCLGMAFSSGSTLYNVLRGVLEVAVGIAAGGILGMFVRYFPSRDQASLAWKRSYFVLGLSMFAVFGSIYFGFPGSGGLCTLVLAFVAGVGWSDEKREVEKIVAVAWNIFQPFLFGLIGAEVSVTSLRPETVGLCVATLGIALVVRIMATFLMVCFAGFNFKEKVFVSLAWIPKATVQAAIGSLALDTARSHQDEQLEKYGMDVLTVAFLAILITAPIGALVIGLAGPRLLQKAQKNSKEDEEGAEAGEEAEACEPS; translated from the exons GAGGGACCAGCAGTAGATGCCAAAGCTGCTGATGGGAATgtgcaaacagaagaaactgcTCTCTTGAATCACTGTGCTCAGCAGCCTCCGGAACCACTAGCAGGGTCTTCAACACCTGCAAGAACATGGAGGCAAATATGTATTTGTCCTCCACAAGGTTTACTGGCCCAAACAGTGACAAATG TTGCAGTTGTGATCCTGGTTTGGGCTGTGGTTTGGTCCATCACTGGGACTGAGTGTCTCCCAGGTGGAAATCTGTTTggaattctgtttctttatttttttgctgtcattgGAGGTAAAATTTTTGGATTCATTAAAATACGAACACTACCTCCTCTCCCCGCTCTTCTGG gGATGCTGCTTGCCGGTTTCCTTATCCGAAATACCCCATTCATTAGTGACATAGTTCAGATAAACCTACGCTGGTCTGCAGCACTGAGGAATATTGCTCTTTCAATTATCTTGACCAGAGCAGGACTTGGCCTGGACCCAAAG GCGCTGAGGAAGCTGAAAGCAGTCTGTTTACGGCTTTCTTTTGGACCGTGCCTCTCCGAAACGTGCACAGCTGCTGTTCTTGCCTACTTGTTCATGCATTTGCCATGGCAATGGGGATTTATATTAGG ttttgttctagGTGCAGTCTCACCTGCTGTGGTGGTTCCCTCAATGCTGATTTTACAAGCTGGGGGATACGGAGTGGAGAAGGGCGTCCCAACATTGCTAATGGCAGCTGGCAGCATTGATGACATTTTGGCTATCACAGGGTTCAATACTTGCCTTGGGATGGCTTTCTCTTCTG GTTCTACTCTGTACAACGTGCTCCGTGGAGTGCTGGAGGTTGCTGTTGGCATAGCAGCTGGGGGGATTCTGGGAATGTTTGTTCGCTATTTCCCAAGCCGCGATCAG GCATCTCTGGCATGGAAGAGATCATATTTTGTACTTGGGCTGTCCATGTTTGCTGTTTTTGGAAGCATCTACTTTGGCTTCCCTGGATCAGGAGGGCTCTGCACATTAGTCTTAGCTTTTGTTGCAGGTGTGGGATGGTCTGATGAAAAG aGGGAAGTAGAAAAAATTGTTGCAGTTGCGTGGAACATCTTtcaaccttttctttttggtttaatTGGAGCAGAAGTATCTGTTACGTCTCTTAGGCCTGAAACTGTTG GGCTCTGTGTTGCTACGTTAGGCATTGCCCTAGTTGTGCGAATCATGGCAACATTCCTGATGGTGTGTTTTGCTGGGTTTAATTTCAAGGAGAAAGTATTTGTCTCGTTGGCATGGATTCCCAAGGCCACTGTGCAG gCTGCAATAGGTTCTCTAGCCCTGGATACAGCACGAAGTCATCAGGATGAGCAACTGGAAAAGTACGGAATGGATGTACTGACAGTAGCTTTCTTGGCTATCTTGATCACTGCTCCAATTGGAGCCCTGGTTATTGGCTTGGCAGGGCCCAGACTTTTGCAGAAAGCTCAGAAAAACAGCAAGGAGGATGAGGAAGGTGCTGAGGCTGGAGAAGAGGCAGAGGCCTGCGAACCTTCGTAA